A DNA window from Ralstonia solanacearum K60 contains the following coding sequences:
- a CDS encoding CBS domain-containing protein translates to MRVDEICSRRIVHVPMSATLQGVARQMRDHNVRAVFVTEHGVTGMRIVGIVTDRDMVVHGLADEADCGRVPVAHVMTRGVLTIPGHAVVSDALRLMHGHGLHRLAVVDDQQRLTGMLTLDDAIRAIGGEWTLLAGILGREQALEHKPGQQPNLTLC, encoded by the coding sequence ATGAGAGTTGACGAGATTTGCTCTCGGCGCATTGTTCATGTGCCCATGTCGGCAACATTGCAGGGCGTAGCGCGCCAGATGCGCGACCATAACGTGCGCGCCGTGTTTGTCACGGAGCACGGCGTTACGGGGATGCGCATCGTGGGCATCGTTACCGATCGCGACATGGTCGTTCATGGCCTTGCGGATGAGGCCGATTGTGGCCGCGTTCCCGTTGCCCACGTCATGACGCGCGGCGTGCTGACGATTCCAGGACACGCGGTGGTCAGTGACGCCTTGCGCCTGATGCATGGACACGGGCTGCACCGGCTGGCGGTCGTCGATGACCAGCAAAGGCTGACCGGCATGCTCACGCTGGACGACGCCATCCGCGCGATCGGCGGGGAATGGACGCTGCTGGCCGGCATCCTTGGCCGTGAGCAGGCATTGGAGCACAAGCCGGGCCAGCAGCCGAACCTGACGCTCTGTTGA
- a CDS encoding universal stress protein, protein MYERILVALDGSPTSDRALAEAIRLAQRLDAELVVAHVIDNSFIRYDIGYTDVGGFMELLREQGKQIVANGLDQANKAGVRARTLLVDDPLASFDIGLAIEQVARETGAQLLVLGTHGRRGVRRLLLGSVAESVARQSRLPVLLVRGVPEASAERSSAGVTHGVAA, encoded by the coding sequence ATGTACGAAAGGATTCTGGTAGCGCTGGACGGCAGCCCGACCTCGGATCGCGCGTTGGCCGAGGCCATCCGGTTGGCGCAGCGGCTCGATGCCGAGCTCGTCGTCGCCCATGTGATCGACAACAGTTTCATCCGGTACGACATCGGCTATACCGACGTGGGCGGCTTCATGGAGCTGCTGCGGGAGCAGGGCAAGCAGATTGTCGCCAACGGTCTCGACCAGGCCAATAAAGCCGGGGTGCGGGCGCGGACGCTGCTCGTGGACGATCCCCTGGCGTCCTTCGACATTGGCCTGGCGATCGAGCAGGTGGCGCGCGAAACCGGCGCCCAGTTGCTGGTGCTCGGGACGCACGGGCGGCGCGGTGTTCGGCGTCTGCTGCTGGGCAGCGTCGCCGAAAGCGTTGCGCGGCAAAGCCGCCTGCCGGTGCTGCTGGTTCGCGGCGTGCCTGAGGCGTCCGCGGAGCGCTCATCCGCAGGCGTCACGCACGGCGTGGCCGCCTGA
- a CDS encoding universal stress protein, with translation MVHLSADERAMHRLQFAANYTLAQDARLIAVFTGAVPNPDWFYMMNGAARILEEDRERRHHLRDAIHARFREAVKALPLETEWRAMEGDPLALVLREAREADLLVIGQRDPDAPQSPVEAQFVETLVLQAGCPVLVLPYTGNFDAAPRRILLAWNGGRESARALHDAIPLMKNAAVHVLQIEGPRPQPWTDGTTVGQAARALKAHGISATVEEASCNDSDILAGEMLLSRAADFNADLLVMGAYGHSRLREWALGGVTRTLLGSMTLPVLMSH, from the coding sequence ATGGTGCATCTGAGCGCCGACGAGCGCGCCATGCACCGGCTCCAGTTCGCCGCGAACTACACGTTGGCCCAGGACGCCCGGCTGATCGCCGTCTTTACCGGTGCCGTGCCGAATCCCGACTGGTTCTACATGATGAACGGCGCCGCGCGTATCCTGGAAGAAGACCGGGAGCGCCGTCACCACCTCCGGGATGCGATCCATGCGCGCTTTCGCGAGGCCGTGAAAGCGCTGCCCCTGGAGACGGAGTGGCGGGCAATGGAGGGCGATCCGTTGGCGCTGGTCTTGCGCGAAGCACGGGAGGCCGACCTGCTGGTCATCGGCCAGCGCGATCCGGATGCCCCGCAGAGTCCCGTCGAGGCACAGTTTGTCGAGACACTGGTTCTGCAGGCGGGTTGCCCCGTGCTGGTACTTCCTTACACGGGGAATTTCGATGCCGCGCCGCGCCGGATCCTGCTGGCCTGGAACGGCGGGCGTGAATCGGCCCGGGCCTTGCATGACGCGATCCCCTTGATGAAGAACGCGGCCGTGCATGTGCTGCAGATCGAGGGCCCTCGCCCTCAGCCATGGACGGACGGCACGACAGTGGGGCAGGCCGCCCGCGCGCTCAAGGCCCACGGCATCAGCGCGACGGTCGAGGAGGCGAGTTGCAACGACAGCGACATCCTGGCGGGCGAAATGCTGCTGTCCCGCGCGGCCGATTTCAACGCCGACCTGCTGGTCATGGGCGCCTATGGCCATAGCCGACTGCGCGAATGGGCCCTGGGCGGCGTGACACGCACCTTGCTCGGATCGATGACGCTTCCGGTGCTGATGTCGCATTAG
- a CDS encoding BON domain-containing protein produces MKKGDIQLKQDVEDELQWDPAVTAERFAVQAKDGVVTISGTVDSFVDKHAAQAAIERVAGIVAVVVHIDVRLPPEPERPDEDVAAAIGHALRWNAAVPAEAIRLTVENGAVTLRGEVDQDFQRRAAEDTVRRVRGVTSIANALTLRDAAGPADLSQRITRALQRLAVVDASRVQVSVADGTVTLTGCLRNLSECRAAREATWDAPGVREVIDRLWVGT; encoded by the coding sequence ATGAAGAAGGGCGATATTCAGCTCAAGCAGGATGTCGAAGACGAACTGCAGTGGGACCCGGCCGTGACGGCGGAGCGGTTCGCCGTGCAGGCAAAGGATGGCGTTGTCACCATCAGCGGCACCGTCGATTCATTCGTGGACAAGCATGCAGCGCAGGCGGCTATCGAACGCGTTGCGGGCATCGTCGCCGTCGTGGTCCATATCGACGTGCGTCTGCCGCCGGAGCCGGAGCGGCCCGACGAGGACGTGGCCGCAGCGATCGGTCACGCGTTGCGCTGGAATGCGGCTGTCCCGGCGGAGGCGATCCGGCTCACGGTGGAAAACGGCGCCGTCACCTTGCGAGGCGAAGTCGACCAGGACTTCCAGCGCCGTGCCGCCGAGGACACCGTACGCAGGGTGCGTGGCGTGACGTCCATCGCAAACGCCTTGACCTTGCGTGATGCCGCCGGGCCCGCCGATCTGTCGCAGCGCATTACCCGGGCGCTGCAGCGGCTGGCCGTGGTGGACGCGTCACGCGTGCAGGTCTCGGTGGCGGACGGCACGGTCACGCTGACGGGGTGCCTGCGCAATCTCAGCGAATGCCGCGCCGCGCGCGAAGCCACGTGGGATGCGCCCGGCGTTCGCGAGGTCATCGATCGTCTCTGGGTCGGTACCTGA
- a CDS encoding flavodoxin family protein, which produces MEKNLIVYYSRTGTARQTAELIAAQSGWPLAAVSDVRPRAGFAGDLRCILEVALHKRAPYRYEGPPLEGFDHVIVLAPVWMGRLASPMRDFLKDRLPFPAPLAVVCVMAARGAFNAVEDIARITSILPAPVLALCQRDVSSGISHEAIAGFIDQVKAAGRWSASKRRPAWLSPSEA; this is translated from the coding sequence GTGGAAAAGAACCTGATCGTGTACTACTCGCGCACCGGCACAGCGCGCCAGACCGCGGAACTGATCGCGGCCCAGAGCGGCTGGCCGCTCGCGGCAGTCTCGGATGTGCGTCCTCGCGCCGGCTTTGCGGGCGATTTGCGCTGCATCCTGGAGGTGGCGCTCCACAAGCGCGCGCCGTACCGCTACGAGGGGCCGCCCCTCGAGGGCTTCGACCATGTGATCGTGCTGGCGCCGGTCTGGATGGGCCGGCTCGCCTCGCCGATGCGCGATTTCCTGAAGGATCGATTGCCGTTTCCGGCGCCTCTGGCCGTCGTGTGCGTGATGGCGGCGCGCGGCGCGTTCAACGCGGTGGAAGACATCGCACGCATCACGTCGATCCTCCCCGCGCCCGTGCTGGCACTTTGCCAGCGGGACGTCAGCAGCGGGATCTCGCACGAAGCGATCGCGGGCTTCATCGACCAGGTCAAGGCGGCCGGCCGCTGGAGCGCATCCAAGCGCCGACCGGCGTGGCTGTCGCCGTCGGAAGCCTGA
- a CDS encoding TraR/DksA family transcriptional regulator, giving the protein MPHLTEMQWTRLRALLDEQDARIRRQLENLGASNTDGPQEGPLDEADLADQEMAGQTSGIMLNHYREELAKVEAARERMAQGQYGVCMDCGKPIPFLRLQAQPVAKRCLACQASRERRLA; this is encoded by the coding sequence ATGCCCCACCTGACAGAGATGCAATGGACGCGGCTGAGGGCGCTGCTCGATGAGCAGGATGCCCGTATCCGCCGCCAGTTGGAAAACCTTGGCGCATCGAATACCGACGGCCCGCAGGAGGGCCCGCTTGACGAAGCCGATCTTGCCGACCAGGAGATGGCCGGGCAGACCAGCGGCATCATGCTCAATCACTACCGGGAGGAGCTCGCGAAGGTCGAGGCTGCCCGCGAGCGGATGGCGCAGGGGCAATACGGGGTGTGTATGGATTGCGGCAAGCCCATTCCGTTCCTGCGGCTGCAGGCCCAGCCTGTCGCTAAACGCTGCCTGGCTTGCCAGGCCTCGCGCGAACGCAGGTTGGCATAG
- a CDS encoding BON domain-containing protein, whose protein sequence is MKSDLGIKQDVNDELVWEPAVDAAGIGVEVTHGVVTLTGQVRSYVEKLAAERAAERVAGVRGVVQKIEVQLPGAHEDEAVAQAARAALEWHASLPSNRIEVLVEKGWVTLSGEVDWPYQSELAAYAVGSLRGVGGLINRLTIRRRAVPADVAAQIGAALKRHAEREASHIQVSVQGGTVTLSGHVDSAAERRAAKGAAWSAPGVTEVVDQMRLGE, encoded by the coding sequence ATGAAAAGCGACCTGGGGATCAAGCAAGACGTCAATGACGAACTGGTATGGGAGCCGGCCGTCGATGCCGCGGGGATCGGCGTGGAAGTCACCCATGGCGTGGTCACGCTGACCGGTCAAGTTCGCAGCTACGTGGAAAAGCTGGCCGCCGAGCGTGCCGCCGAACGGGTCGCGGGCGTGCGTGGCGTGGTCCAGAAAATCGAGGTGCAACTGCCCGGTGCGCACGAGGATGAAGCAGTCGCGCAGGCGGCGCGGGCCGCGCTGGAATGGCATGCCAGCCTTCCGTCCAACCGGATCGAGGTGCTGGTCGAAAAGGGGTGGGTGACCTTGTCCGGTGAGGTCGACTGGCCGTACCAGAGCGAACTGGCGGCGTATGCCGTCGGTTCGCTGCGCGGCGTGGGCGGCCTGATCAACCGCCTGACGATCAGGCGGCGCGCGGTGCCGGCGGACGTGGCCGCCCAGATCGGGGCAGCCCTCAAGCGCCATGCCGAGCGCGAGGCCAGCCACATCCAGGTCTCCGTGCAAGGCGGAACCGTCACGCTCAGCGGCCATGTCGATTCCGCCGCCGAGCGGCGCGCAGCCAAGGGCGCGGCGTGGTCGGCGCCCGGCGTGACGGAGGTGGTGGACCAGATGCGTCTTGGCGAGTAG
- a CDS encoding helix-turn-helix domain-containing protein, protein MIPISIPARPVANVREPQPPVLRLVRDAASSQPACEHAPASPCANCMMHWACIAGAVPATQRERLERLVQTWRKVGKGETLFRAGDPFHALYAVRSGSFKTVVSHPNGADHVTGFQLAGETLGLDGIAGDRHTCDAVALEDSTVCFMPFQYVEDLCRDIQPLQHRLHQLLAEEIVRDCSLMLQLTSLGAETRVATFLLNLSARMHERGYSPTRFMLRMTREEIGSYLGMKLETVSRALSRFQREGWLAVEGKHIELLDKEALACV, encoded by the coding sequence ATGATCCCGATTTCCATTCCGGCCCGGCCCGTGGCGAACGTCCGCGAACCCCAGCCGCCCGTCCTCCGGCTGGTGCGCGATGCGGCATCGTCCCAGCCCGCTTGCGAGCACGCGCCCGCGAGTCCATGCGCCAATTGCATGATGCACTGGGCCTGCATCGCGGGTGCCGTACCGGCCACACAGCGCGAACGCCTGGAGCGGCTGGTGCAGACCTGGCGCAAGGTCGGCAAGGGCGAAACGCTGTTCCGCGCCGGCGACCCGTTTCACGCGCTGTATGCCGTGCGCTCCGGCTCGTTCAAGACGGTGGTGTCGCACCCGAACGGCGCCGACCATGTCACGGGCTTTCAATTGGCCGGCGAGACCCTCGGCCTGGACGGCATTGCCGGCGATCGCCATACCTGCGATGCCGTTGCGCTGGAGGACAGCACGGTATGCTTCATGCCGTTTCAGTACGTGGAAGACCTGTGCCGGGATATCCAGCCGCTGCAACATCGGCTGCACCAGTTGCTGGCCGAAGAAATCGTGCGTGACTGCAGCCTGATGCTCCAGCTCACCAGCCTGGGCGCCGAGACACGCGTGGCGACCTTCCTGCTCAACCTGTCTGCGCGCATGCACGAGCGCGGCTACTCCCCCACCCGCTTCATGCTGCGGATGACGCGCGAAGAGATCGGCAGCTATCTGGGCATGAAACTGGAAACCGTCAGCCGCGCGCTCTCGCGTTTCCAGCGTGAAGGCTGGCTTGCCGTGGAGGGCAAGCACATCGAATTGCTCGACAAGGAGGCGCTGGCCTGCGTGTAG
- a CDS encoding PAS domain-containing sensor histidine kinase — protein sequence MMRGHKAHPATTLRGRLSQRDSAPVELATGALAVVLLFVSAAWLLLAVSPRADGATVLLLAVAGIAAALALACSWLRLRTLRAAAANDLASLEKSEARLAGIIRSSMEAILSVDERQRIVLFNPMAETLFGCPARHAIGRPLSDFIPERFRGAHEAHVRRFGVTGVSERQMGKQRALFALHADGREFPIEASISQIDDGGSKLFTVMLRDITERVRAEAALRRSQEELQHLSDSILAAREEERRRIARELHDDLGQRLSALKMDLTLLGADIDAADSTSSLTAQTDAMQRVIDDTIAAVRQISADLRPPLLDELGLVPAIEWIAKHFRQRYGLSINVRAQEAAMDEHAAISVFRIVQEALNNVVRHADATRVDITFARSGDMLTLGIEDNGRGWSGAPPAEGGRKPLGLLGIRERARLLGGQATVTQAPRGGFCLTVQFPARRDSAAEALQWSA from the coding sequence ATGATGAGGGGACACAAAGCGCATCCGGCGACGACGTTGCGCGGCCGCCTGTCGCAGCGGGATTCGGCGCCGGTGGAACTGGCGACCGGCGCTCTGGCCGTTGTGCTGCTGTTCGTGTCGGCGGCGTGGCTGTTGCTGGCCGTCAGCCCCCGGGCAGACGGCGCGACGGTCCTGTTGCTGGCCGTGGCCGGTATCGCGGCCGCGCTCGCGCTGGCGTGTTCCTGGTTGCGCTTGCGCACGCTGCGGGCGGCCGCGGCGAATGACCTGGCCAGCCTGGAGAAGAGCGAGGCGCGCTTGGCGGGCATCATCCGCTCGTCCATGGAGGCCATCCTCTCGGTGGATGAGCGGCAGCGCATCGTGCTGTTCAATCCCATGGCCGAAACCCTGTTCGGCTGCCCGGCGCGCCACGCGATCGGCCGGCCGCTGTCGGACTTCATCCCGGAGCGGTTTCGCGGCGCGCATGAAGCGCACGTCAGGCGTTTTGGCGTGACGGGCGTGTCGGAGCGGCAAATGGGCAAGCAGCGGGCGCTGTTCGCGTTGCATGCCGATGGCAGGGAATTCCCCATCGAGGCCTCGATTTCCCAGATCGATGACGGCGGCAGCAAGCTCTTCACCGTGATGCTGCGCGACATCACCGAGCGGGTGCGGGCCGAAGCCGCGCTGCGGCGCTCGCAGGAAGAGCTGCAGCACCTGTCCGACAGCATCCTGGCCGCGCGCGAGGAAGAGCGGCGCCGCATCGCCCGTGAACTGCACGACGACCTGGGGCAGCGCCTGAGCGCGCTGAAGATGGATCTCACGCTGCTGGGCGCCGACATCGACGCCGCGGACAGCACGTCTTCGTTGACCGCGCAGACGGACGCCATGCAGCGCGTGATCGACGACACCATCGCCGCCGTGCGCCAGATCTCCGCCGACCTGCGCCCGCCGCTGCTGGACGAACTGGGGCTGGTGCCGGCCATCGAATGGATTGCCAAGCACTTCCGGCAGCGTTACGGGCTGTCGATCAACGTCCGGGCGCAGGAGGCGGCGATGGACGAGCACGCCGCGATTTCGGTCTTCCGGATCGTGCAGGAGGCGCTCAACAATGTCGTCCGCCACGCCGATGCCACGCGCGTCGACATCACCTTTGCGCGCAGCGGCGACATGCTCACGCTCGGCATCGAGGACAACGGACGCGGCTGGAGCGGCGCGCCGCCGGCCGAGGGCGGGCGCAAGCCGCTGGGGTTGCTGGGCATCCGCGAGCGGGCCCGCTTGCTGGGCGGCCAGGCCACGGTCACGCAGGCGCCGCGCGGCGGCTTTTGCCTGACCGTCCAGTTTCCGGCCAGGCGGGATTCGGCGGCGGAGGCGTTGCAATGGTCCGCGTGA
- a CDS encoding response regulator, with protein MVRVMIADDHAVMRDGVRHILERAGDFEVVCEASDGTQVLQLVRDHRPQVIVLDLSMPGRSGLDLVRQLNAEHPGVRVLVLTMHAEEQYVARAFRAGAAAYLTKESAATELVTALKKVAQGGAYVSPDMAEKLAHSLHEDSVAQAHTRLSDREMEVYRRLVRGEALTDIAASLCVSAKTISTYKMRLMDKLQLSSEAALVRYAIRHQLFADDDVL; from the coding sequence ATGGTCCGCGTGATGATCGCCGACGACCACGCCGTGATGCGCGACGGCGTGCGCCACATTCTCGAGCGCGCGGGGGATTTCGAAGTCGTCTGCGAAGCCTCCGACGGCACGCAGGTCCTGCAGTTGGTGCGCGATCACCGGCCCCAGGTGATTGTGCTGGACCTGTCGATGCCGGGGCGCAGCGGGCTGGACCTGGTCCGGCAGCTCAATGCCGAGCACCCCGGCGTGCGGGTGCTGGTGCTGACCATGCACGCGGAAGAGCAATACGTGGCGCGCGCGTTCCGCGCGGGCGCGGCGGCCTACCTCACCAAGGAGAGCGCCGCGACGGAACTGGTGACGGCGTTGAAGAAGGTCGCGCAAGGCGGGGCCTACGTCAGTCCGGACATGGCGGAGAAGCTGGCGCACAGCCTGCACGAGGACAGCGTCGCGCAGGCCCACACGCGGCTGTCCGACCGCGAGATGGAGGTCTACCGGCGCCTGGTGCGGGGCGAGGCGCTGACCGACATCGCCGCCAGCCTGTGCGTCAGCGCCAAGACCATCAGCACCTACAAGATGCGCCTGATGGACAAGCTCCAGCTCTCCAGCGAAGCGGCGCTCGTGCGCTATGCGATACGCCATCAGCTGTTTGCCGATGACGACGTGCTGTAG
- a CDS encoding Hsp20/alpha crystallin family protein — MNQLRRYDPFAIEPVGDLFQGLLRSVRSNLDGPLPFKVDVTESDTAYNIVAEIPGAKKEDIDVTVDRGTVMISAKVERHSEQKEGERVIRSERYSGSMQRLFTLDASIDESKVEAGYENGLLRVVLPKKEASPQQRITIR, encoded by the coding sequence ATGAATCAACTCAGACGTTACGACCCGTTCGCCATCGAACCCGTCGGCGATCTCTTCCAGGGGTTGCTGCGCTCGGTCCGCAGCAACCTGGATGGCCCATTGCCGTTCAAGGTCGACGTGACCGAGTCCGATACGGCCTACAACATCGTCGCGGAGATCCCCGGAGCGAAGAAGGAGGATATCGACGTCACCGTCGATCGCGGCACCGTCATGATCTCGGCCAAGGTCGAACGCCATTCCGAGCAGAAGGAGGGCGAGCGCGTGATCCGCAGCGAGCGCTACAGCGGCAGCATGCAGCGCCTGTTCACGCTGGATGCGAGCATCGACGAAAGCAAGGTGGAAGCGGGCTACGAAAACGGCTTGCTGCGCGTGGTGCTGCCGAAGAAAGAGGCTTCGCCGCAGCAACGCATCACGATCCGCTGA
- a CDS encoding MBL fold metallo-hydrolase RNA specificity domain-containing protein, giving the protein MRLQFLGATDTVTGSKYVLEAGGRQVMVDCGLFQGFKSLRLRNWDKLPVNPHHIDAVLLTHAHIDHSGYLPLLVRNGFRGPVYCTRGTAELCGIMLPDSARLAVEDATYANAQGFSRHHPALPLYDENDAAKALRRLHPIAYGERFPVAEGIEAEFHRAGHIIGAASVTLYAQGQRVVFSGDLGRQTDPVMRAPEPVAEADHLLVESTYGDRLHPSGDPLDLLERVVRRTIDQGGTLLIPAFAVGRTQALLYCLYALVRQHRIPHVPIYLDSPMAERATEVFARHVDDLHIDAADCQAACALAVPVQSPQQSMRLASDRTPKIILAASGMATGGRVLHHLKAYGGGKRNTILMSGFQAAGTRGAALLAGQRQVRVHGHDVAIRATVEQIQHLSAHADADELMAWLRGFTRAPRQTFIVHGEPAASDALRQRIERELRWPVCMPEYRQTYPLG; this is encoded by the coding sequence GTGCGGCTGCAGTTTCTGGGGGCCACCGACACCGTCACCGGTTCCAAGTACGTGCTGGAGGCGGGCGGACGGCAGGTGATGGTCGATTGCGGGCTGTTCCAGGGCTTCAAGTCGCTGCGGCTGCGCAATTGGGACAAGCTTCCGGTCAATCCGCATCATATCGACGCGGTGCTGCTGACGCATGCGCACATCGACCACAGCGGCTACCTGCCGCTGCTGGTCCGCAACGGCTTTCGCGGTCCGGTCTATTGCACGCGCGGCACGGCCGAGCTGTGCGGGATCATGCTGCCCGACAGCGCGCGGCTCGCGGTCGAGGATGCGACATACGCCAATGCGCAGGGCTTTTCGCGCCATCATCCCGCATTGCCGCTGTATGACGAGAACGATGCGGCGAAGGCCCTGCGCCGGCTGCACCCGATCGCCTACGGCGAGCGCTTTCCCGTTGCCGAGGGGATCGAAGCGGAGTTTCATCGTGCCGGGCACATCATCGGCGCGGCCAGCGTGACGCTGTATGCGCAAGGGCAGCGGGTGGTCTTTTCCGGCGATCTCGGCCGGCAGACCGATCCGGTCATGCGCGCGCCCGAGCCCGTGGCCGAGGCGGACCATCTGCTGGTCGAGTCCACCTATGGCGACCGGCTCCACCCGTCCGGCGACCCGCTCGATCTGCTGGAGCGGGTTGTGCGGCGGACGATCGATCAGGGCGGCACGCTGCTGATTCCCGCATTCGCGGTGGGGCGCACGCAAGCGCTGCTGTATTGCCTGTATGCGCTCGTCCGGCAGCATCGGATACCGCATGTGCCGATCTACCTGGACAGCCCGATGGCCGAGCGTGCCACCGAGGTGTTCGCGCGCCACGTGGACGATTTGCACATCGACGCGGCGGACTGCCAGGCCGCGTGCGCGCTGGCCGTGCCGGTGCAGAGCCCGCAGCAGTCGATGCGCCTGGCCAGCGACCGCACGCCGAAGATCATCCTGGCCGCCAGCGGCATGGCGACCGGCGGGCGTGTTCTGCATCACCTCAAGGCCTATGGCGGCGGCAAGCGCAACACGATCCTGATGTCGGGGTTCCAGGCGGCCGGCACGCGCGGCGCGGCCCTGCTGGCTGGCCAGCGCCAAGTGCGGGTGCACGGCCACGATGTGGCGATCCGTGCGACGGTCGAGCAGATCCAGCATCTCTCCGCCCATGCCGATGCCGACGAACTGATGGCCTGGCTGCGCGGCTTTACGCGTGCGCCGCGGCAAACCTTCATCGTCCACGGAGAACCGGCGGCCAGCGACGCACTGCGCCAGCGCATCGAGCGCGAGCTGCGCTGGCCGGTCTGCATGCCGGAGTATCGCCAGACCTACCCGTTGGGCTGA
- a CDS encoding phosphoribosyltransferase family protein has protein sequence MRQDAIFQSGEIRAAGHFAAMLSRYVDWVVAVEPHLHRIPALSDLFSVPSAAVPTAPCIAAWLRANVRTPFLIGPDEESRRQVQAVAALCGADWTVLKKTRHSARDVDVEAMDAARAAGCTPVLVDDIDSTGRTLIAAAGQIRAAGLPKPLCVVAHPIFAGPAYAELAAHVADVVTCDTIAHPSNRIAVTEPMAGAVRLMFDLPRPRAVPGLVRS, from the coding sequence ATGCGGCAGGATGCGATCTTCCAATCCGGCGAGATCAGAGCGGCCGGACATTTCGCGGCCATGCTGTCCCGGTATGTCGACTGGGTGGTGGCGGTCGAGCCGCACCTGCATCGCATTCCCGCCTTGTCCGATCTGTTCTCCGTACCGTCCGCTGCCGTGCCCACGGCGCCCTGCATCGCGGCCTGGCTGCGTGCAAACGTGCGGACGCCGTTCCTCATCGGGCCGGACGAGGAGAGCCGCCGGCAGGTGCAGGCCGTGGCGGCGCTTTGCGGGGCGGACTGGACCGTGCTGAAGAAGACCCGGCACAGTGCCCGGGACGTGGATGTCGAGGCCATGGACGCCGCCCGGGCCGCGGGATGCACGCCGGTCCTGGTCGACGATATCGACTCGACGGGCCGCACCCTCATCGCCGCCGCCGGGCAAATCCGGGCCGCCGGCCTGCCGAAACCGCTGTGCGTGGTCGCTCACCCCATCTTCGCGGGGCCTGCGTATGCCGAGCTTGCCGCCCACGTGGCGGATGTCGTGACGTGCGACACCATCGCCCATCCGAGCAATCGGATCGCGGTCACGGAGCCGATGGCGGGGGCTGTCCGCTTGATGTTTGATCTGCCTCGGCCGCGCGCGGTGCCGGGCCTTGTCCGGTCATGA
- a CDS encoding DUF1488 domain-containing protein, translating into MKQIVFSPGEPSYCPVGPVLQCAASVDGHQACYAITAEALEDHFGARSYRSEDLKQAFTGHRDDIESMARALFEVTGSKDITLHSGHFRFAV; encoded by the coding sequence ATGAAGCAGATCGTCTTTTCTCCCGGCGAGCCGAGTTACTGCCCGGTTGGCCCCGTATTGCAATGCGCGGCCTCCGTGGACGGACACCAGGCTTGCTACGCGATCACGGCGGAGGCGCTCGAGGATCACTTCGGCGCGCGCTCCTATCGCTCGGAGGATCTGAAGCAGGCGTTCACCGGCCACCGCGACGATATCGAGTCGATGGCCCGGGCCCTGTTCGAGGTGACCGGCTCCAAGGACATCACGCTGCACAGCGGGCATTTCCGCTTCGCGGTCTGA